A single region of the Neomonachus schauinslandi chromosome 3, ASM220157v2, whole genome shotgun sequence genome encodes:
- the ZC3H15 gene encoding zinc finger CCCH domain-containing protein 15 isoform X4 encodes MPPKKQAQAGGSKKAEQKKKEKIIEDKTFGLKNKKGAKQQKFIKAVTHQVKFGQQNPRQVAQSEAEKKLKKDDKKKELQELNELFKPVVAAQKISKDTMDNWDEKKLEEVVNKKHGEAEKKKPKTQIVCKHFLEAIENNKYGWFWVCPGGGDICMYRHALPPGFVLKKDKKKEEKEDEISLEDLIERERSALGPNVTKITLESFLAWKKRKRQEKIDKLEQDMERRKADFKAGKALVISGREVFEFRPELVDDDDEEADDTRYTQGTGGDEVDDSVSVNDIDLSLYIPRDVDETGITVASLERFSTYTSEKDENKLSEASGGRAENGERSDLEEDNEGEGQENGAIDAVPVDENLFTGEDLDELEEELNTLDLEE; translated from the exons ATGCCCCCCAAGAAACAGGCTCAGGCCGGGGGCAGCAAAAAGGCGGagcagaaaaagaaggagaagattATTGAA GACAAAACTTTTGGTCTAAAGAATAAGAAAGGAGCAaagcaacagaagtttattaaggCTGTCACTCATCAGGTTAAGTTTGGTCAGCAAAATCCACGTCAg GTAGCACAAagtgaagctgaaaagaaattgaagaaagatgacaagaagaaagaattgcaagaattaaatgagctgTTCAAACCTGTAGTTGCTgctcaaaaaataagtaaag ATACTATGGATAATTGGGATGAGAAAAAACTGGAAGAAGTAGTGAACAAGAAGCACGGTGAGGcggaaaagaaaaaaccaaaaactcaaaTA GTGTGCAAGCATTTTCTTGAAGCTATTGAAAACAACAAATACGGCTGGTTTTGGGTATGCCCTGGAGGTGGTGATATTTGCATGTATCGTCATGCACTTCCTCCTGGATTTGtattgaaaaaagataaaaaaaaagaagagaaagaagatgaaatttCATTAGAAGATCTAATTGAAAGAGAG CGTTCGGCCCTAGGTCCAAATGTTACCAAAATCACCCTAGAATCTTTTCTTgcatggaagaaaagaaaaagacaagaaaagattgataaacttgagcaagatatggaaagaaggaaagcagacTTCAAGGCAGGAAAAGCATTAGTG ATCAGTGGTCGTGAGGTGTTTGAATTTCGTCCTGAACtggttgatgatgatgatgaggaagCAGATGATACCCGTTACACCCAGGGAACAGGTGGTGATGAG gttGATGATTCAGTGAGTGTAAATGACATAGATTTAAGCCTGTATATCCCAAGAGATGTAGATGAGACAGGTATTACTGTAGCCAGTCTTGAAAGATTCAGCACATATACTTCAGAAAAGGATG aaaacaaattaagtGAAGCTTCTGGAGGTAGGGCTGAAAATGGTGAAAGAAGTGATTTGGAAGAGGACAACgaaggggagggacaggaaaATGGAGCCATCGATGCTGTTCCTGTTGATGAAAATCTTTTTACTGGGGAAGATTTGGATGAACTAGAAGAAGAATTAAACACACTTGATTTAGAAGAATGA
- the ZC3H15 gene encoding zinc finger CCCH domain-containing protein 15 isoform X3: MPPKKQAQAGGSKKAEQKKKEKIIEDKTFGLKNKKGAKQQKFIKAVTHQVKFGQQNPRQVAQSEAEKKLKKDDKKKELQELNELFKPVVAAQKISKGADPKSVVCAFFKQGQCTKGDKCKFSHDLTLERKCEKRSVYIDARDEELEKDTMDNWDEKKLEEVVNKKHGEAEKKKPKTQIVCKHFLEAIENNKYGWFWVCPGGGDICMYRHALPPGFVLKKDKKKEEKEDEISLEDLIERERSALGPNVTKITLESFLAWKKRKRQEKIDKLEQDMERRKADFKAGKALVISGREVFEFRPELVDDSVSVNDIDLSLYIPRDVDETGITVASLERFSTYTSEKDENKLSEASGGRAENGERSDLEEDNEGEGQENGAIDAVPVDENLFTGEDLDELEEELNTLDLEE, translated from the exons ATGCCCCCCAAGAAACAGGCTCAGGCCGGGGGCAGCAAAAAGGCGGagcagaaaaagaaggagaagattATTGAA GACAAAACTTTTGGTCTAAAGAATAAGAAAGGAGCAaagcaacagaagtttattaaggCTGTCACTCATCAGGTTAAGTTTGGTCAGCAAAATCCACGTCAg GTAGCACAAagtgaagctgaaaagaaattgaagaaagatgacaagaagaaagaattgcaagaattaaatgagctgTTCAAACCTGTAGTTGCTgctcaaaaaataagtaaag GTGCAGATCCCAAATCCGTGGTGTGTGCATTCTTTAAGCAAGGACAGTGTACTAAAGGAGATAAGTGTAAGTTCTCTCATGACTTGACTCTGGAGAGAAAGTGTGAAAAGCGAAGTGTTTACATTGATGCAAGAGATGAAGAACttgaaaaag ATACTATGGATAATTGGGATGAGAAAAAACTGGAAGAAGTAGTGAACAAGAAGCACGGTGAGGcggaaaagaaaaaaccaaaaactcaaaTA GTGTGCAAGCATTTTCTTGAAGCTATTGAAAACAACAAATACGGCTGGTTTTGGGTATGCCCTGGAGGTGGTGATATTTGCATGTATCGTCATGCACTTCCTCCTGGATTTGtattgaaaaaagataaaaaaaaagaagagaaagaagatgaaatttCATTAGAAGATCTAATTGAAAGAGAG CGTTCGGCCCTAGGTCCAAATGTTACCAAAATCACCCTAGAATCTTTTCTTgcatggaagaaaagaaaaagacaagaaaagattgataaacttgagcaagatatggaaagaaggaaagcagacTTCAAGGCAGGAAAAGCATTAGTG ATCAGTGGTCGTGAGGTGTTTGAATTTCGTCCTGAACtg gttGATGATTCAGTGAGTGTAAATGACATAGATTTAAGCCTGTATATCCCAAGAGATGTAGATGAGACAGGTATTACTGTAGCCAGTCTTGAAAGATTCAGCACATATACTTCAGAAAAGGATG aaaacaaattaagtGAAGCTTCTGGAGGTAGGGCTGAAAATGGTGAAAGAAGTGATTTGGAAGAGGACAACgaaggggagggacaggaaaATGGAGCCATCGATGCTGTTCCTGTTGATGAAAATCTTTTTACTGGGGAAGATTTGGATGAACTAGAAGAAGAATTAAACACACTTGATTTAGAAGAATGA
- the ZC3H15 gene encoding zinc finger CCCH domain-containing protein 15 isoform X2 — protein MPPKKQAQAGGSKKAEQKKKEKIIEDKTFGLKNKKGAKQQKFIKAVTHQVKFGQQNPRQVAQSEAEKKLKKDDKKKELQELNELFKPVVAAQKISKDPKSVVCAFFKQGQCTKGDKCKFSHDLTLERKCEKRSVYIDARDEELEKDTMDNWDEKKLEEVVNKKHGEAEKKKPKTQIVCKHFLEAIENNKYGWFWVCPGGGDICMYRHALPPGFVLKKDKKKEEKEDEISLEDLIERERSALGPNVTKITLESFLAWKKRKRQEKIDKLEQDMERRKADFKAGKALVISGREVFEFRPELVDDDDEEADDTRYTQGTGGDEVDDSVSVNDIDLSLYIPRDVDETGITVASLERFSTYTSEKDENKLSEASGGRAENGERSDLEEDNEGEGQENGAIDAVPVDENLFTGEDLDELEEELNTLDLEE, from the exons ATGCCCCCCAAGAAACAGGCTCAGGCCGGGGGCAGCAAAAAGGCGGagcagaaaaagaaggagaagattATTGAA GACAAAACTTTTGGTCTAAAGAATAAGAAAGGAGCAaagcaacagaagtttattaaggCTGTCACTCATCAGGTTAAGTTTGGTCAGCAAAATCCACGTCAg GTAGCACAAagtgaagctgaaaagaaattgaagaaagatgacaagaagaaagaattgcaagaattaaatgagctgTTCAAACCTGTAGTTGCTgctcaaaaaataagtaaag ATCCCAAATCCGTGGTGTGTGCATTCTTTAAGCAAGGACAGTGTACTAAAGGAGATAAGTGTAAGTTCTCTCATGACTTGACTCTGGAGAGAAAGTGTGAAAAGCGAAGTGTTTACATTGATGCAAGAGATGAAGAACttgaaaaag ATACTATGGATAATTGGGATGAGAAAAAACTGGAAGAAGTAGTGAACAAGAAGCACGGTGAGGcggaaaagaaaaaaccaaaaactcaaaTA GTGTGCAAGCATTTTCTTGAAGCTATTGAAAACAACAAATACGGCTGGTTTTGGGTATGCCCTGGAGGTGGTGATATTTGCATGTATCGTCATGCACTTCCTCCTGGATTTGtattgaaaaaagataaaaaaaaagaagagaaagaagatgaaatttCATTAGAAGATCTAATTGAAAGAGAG CGTTCGGCCCTAGGTCCAAATGTTACCAAAATCACCCTAGAATCTTTTCTTgcatggaagaaaagaaaaagacaagaaaagattgataaacttgagcaagatatggaaagaaggaaagcagacTTCAAGGCAGGAAAAGCATTAGTG ATCAGTGGTCGTGAGGTGTTTGAATTTCGTCCTGAACtggttgatgatgatgatgaggaagCAGATGATACCCGTTACACCCAGGGAACAGGTGGTGATGAG gttGATGATTCAGTGAGTGTAAATGACATAGATTTAAGCCTGTATATCCCAAGAGATGTAGATGAGACAGGTATTACTGTAGCCAGTCTTGAAAGATTCAGCACATATACTTCAGAAAAGGATG aaaacaaattaagtGAAGCTTCTGGAGGTAGGGCTGAAAATGGTGAAAGAAGTGATTTGGAAGAGGACAACgaaggggagggacaggaaaATGGAGCCATCGATGCTGTTCCTGTTGATGAAAATCTTTTTACTGGGGAAGATTTGGATGAACTAGAAGAAGAATTAAACACACTTGATTTAGAAGAATGA
- the ZC3H15 gene encoding zinc finger CCCH domain-containing protein 15 isoform X1 encodes MPPKKQAQAGGSKKAEQKKKEKIIEDKTFGLKNKKGAKQQKFIKAVTHQVKFGQQNPRQVAQSEAEKKLKKDDKKKELQELNELFKPVVAAQKISKGADPKSVVCAFFKQGQCTKGDKCKFSHDLTLERKCEKRSVYIDARDEELEKDTMDNWDEKKLEEVVNKKHGEAEKKKPKTQIVCKHFLEAIENNKYGWFWVCPGGGDICMYRHALPPGFVLKKDKKKEEKEDEISLEDLIERERSALGPNVTKITLESFLAWKKRKRQEKIDKLEQDMERRKADFKAGKALVISGREVFEFRPELVDDDDEEADDTRYTQGTGGDEVDDSVSVNDIDLSLYIPRDVDETGITVASLERFSTYTSEKDENKLSEASGGRAENGERSDLEEDNEGEGQENGAIDAVPVDENLFTGEDLDELEEELNTLDLEE; translated from the exons ATGCCCCCCAAGAAACAGGCTCAGGCCGGGGGCAGCAAAAAGGCGGagcagaaaaagaaggagaagattATTGAA GACAAAACTTTTGGTCTAAAGAATAAGAAAGGAGCAaagcaacagaagtttattaaggCTGTCACTCATCAGGTTAAGTTTGGTCAGCAAAATCCACGTCAg GTAGCACAAagtgaagctgaaaagaaattgaagaaagatgacaagaagaaagaattgcaagaattaaatgagctgTTCAAACCTGTAGTTGCTgctcaaaaaataagtaaag GTGCAGATCCCAAATCCGTGGTGTGTGCATTCTTTAAGCAAGGACAGTGTACTAAAGGAGATAAGTGTAAGTTCTCTCATGACTTGACTCTGGAGAGAAAGTGTGAAAAGCGAAGTGTTTACATTGATGCAAGAGATGAAGAACttgaaaaag ATACTATGGATAATTGGGATGAGAAAAAACTGGAAGAAGTAGTGAACAAGAAGCACGGTGAGGcggaaaagaaaaaaccaaaaactcaaaTA GTGTGCAAGCATTTTCTTGAAGCTATTGAAAACAACAAATACGGCTGGTTTTGGGTATGCCCTGGAGGTGGTGATATTTGCATGTATCGTCATGCACTTCCTCCTGGATTTGtattgaaaaaagataaaaaaaaagaagagaaagaagatgaaatttCATTAGAAGATCTAATTGAAAGAGAG CGTTCGGCCCTAGGTCCAAATGTTACCAAAATCACCCTAGAATCTTTTCTTgcatggaagaaaagaaaaagacaagaaaagattgataaacttgagcaagatatggaaagaaggaaagcagacTTCAAGGCAGGAAAAGCATTAGTG ATCAGTGGTCGTGAGGTGTTTGAATTTCGTCCTGAACtggttgatgatgatgatgaggaagCAGATGATACCCGTTACACCCAGGGAACAGGTGGTGATGAG gttGATGATTCAGTGAGTGTAAATGACATAGATTTAAGCCTGTATATCCCAAGAGATGTAGATGAGACAGGTATTACTGTAGCCAGTCTTGAAAGATTCAGCACATATACTTCAGAAAAGGATG aaaacaaattaagtGAAGCTTCTGGAGGTAGGGCTGAAAATGGTGAAAGAAGTGATTTGGAAGAGGACAACgaaggggagggacaggaaaATGGAGCCATCGATGCTGTTCCTGTTGATGAAAATCTTTTTACTGGGGAAGATTTGGATGAACTAGAAGAAGAATTAAACACACTTGATTTAGAAGAATGA